The following coding sequences are from one Acidimicrobiales bacterium window:
- the smc gene encoding chromosome segregation protein SMC: MFLKQLTIKGFKSFADTATLEMEPGVTVVVGPNGSGKSNVVDAIAWVLGAQAPSAVRSQKMDDVIFAGTSTRAALGRAEVSLTIDNSLGQLPVEFAEVTITRTLFRSGDSEYSMNGAPCRLLDIQELLSDVGVGRQQHVIISQGQIDAVLNARPEDRRMIIEDAAGILKYRRRKEKAQRRLRATETNLDRLSDLLREVRRQLRPLERQADAARRHGDLLGELTALRLHRAGRELDTLQTRARDEAGRRSTLAADESTQGGVLARVDAEVAAAETELAARGGDDLGDRLVRLESLRERGRGLRALLVERLRGIERERSSLASQQVVVGLEVELERAEAEAAELDAEADRLAPEAERLAVAETELAADRAAFEMDWSEGVPALGGHAAEARGELGVLRAAVAQATSERERLGIRLGGLEEASTRLDAEADCLRSELSVGETAEEPLVEAVAESESRAHGAAVARNAAWERVMAAEAEVQSVTARVDALSLALNEARSRAGAEHLAGIEGVLGTLLDLVEVDDGFEAAFEAAAGSALDAVVVGDVGQARHALTALREGRLSAAVLALDAGSSGCSSPPVGSPIRSRVRARREGVDGLLDRLLGHAVVVDGDLDAVVDLALSYPESIIVTLAGDRFGPSGWRIGGDGRGATGAALADAERRLADAEVERGEATRALDVAERATGDADDEVARRNRALDEHDGRFTASTEALQRLQVERRDLTTEAESLRTRLGELGQRLEDEARRVDDLERRLPGLEAVEEASVEAGHRMNAARSSLEERAAELGARRTGHDVRVAEATGRQTVVRARATDLRSRLGQLADERAAAAAQRGDLDGREAATRELTAALDERLSMVDTRLDALRDHRRQQSERVRAVAARLDGLRRERSTAETVLREAREHQSRLEIERAETRLRLESLTESIRAEFDLEPDAALDAPCPELDEGVTAANRIADLERELKLMGPVNPLALAEFDGLRERHEFLQEQLDDIRSTRKDLRKVIRSVDEEIVSVFAAAFAEVSSHFTDLFDALFPGGEGQLRLTDPDDLLETGLDVEARPSGKNVKKLSLLSGGERSLTALAFLFAVFRSRPSPFYVMDEVEAALDDVNLHRFLGLVDQFRDHAQLMIVSHQKRTMEAADCLYGVSMAPGGSSRVISERVEAERVARRLGVLTNG, from the coding sequence GTGTTCCTGAAACAGCTGACCATCAAGGGCTTCAAGTCGTTCGCTGACACGGCGACCCTGGAGATGGAGCCCGGTGTCACGGTGGTCGTAGGGCCCAACGGCAGTGGAAAGTCCAACGTGGTGGACGCCATCGCGTGGGTGCTGGGCGCCCAGGCGCCGAGCGCCGTGCGATCCCAGAAGATGGACGATGTCATCTTTGCTGGCACGTCCACCAGGGCTGCCCTGGGTCGGGCTGAGGTCTCGTTGACCATCGACAACTCGTTGGGCCAGCTCCCGGTGGAGTTTGCGGAAGTGACCATCACCCGGACCCTGTTCCGAAGCGGTGATAGCGAGTACTCGATGAACGGCGCGCCCTGCCGCCTGCTGGACATCCAGGAACTGCTGTCCGACGTGGGGGTCGGCCGCCAACAGCACGTCATCATCTCCCAGGGCCAGATCGACGCCGTACTGAACGCCCGTCCGGAGGACCGGCGGATGATCATCGAGGACGCGGCCGGGATCCTGAAATACCGGCGCCGTAAGGAGAAGGCTCAGCGGCGGTTGCGGGCCACCGAAACCAACCTGGACCGGCTGTCTGACCTGCTGCGCGAGGTCCGCCGACAGCTCCGTCCGCTGGAACGTCAGGCCGATGCTGCCCGCCGGCACGGCGACCTGCTGGGCGAGTTGACCGCTTTGCGCCTCCACCGGGCGGGACGGGAGCTGGACACCCTCCAGACCAGGGCCCGGGACGAGGCTGGGCGGCGCTCCACGCTGGCTGCCGATGAGTCGACCCAGGGTGGGGTGCTGGCCCGAGTGGACGCCGAGGTCGCGGCGGCCGAGACCGAGTTGGCTGCCAGGGGAGGCGACGACCTGGGCGACCGGCTGGTGCGGCTGGAGTCCCTGCGGGAGCGAGGTCGGGGTCTCAGGGCCCTTCTGGTCGAACGGCTCCGGGGCATTGAGCGGGAGCGGTCGTCTCTGGCCTCCCAGCAGGTAGTCGTGGGCTTGGAGGTGGAGTTGGAGCGGGCCGAGGCCGAGGCCGCCGAATTGGACGCTGAGGCCGACCGCCTGGCACCGGAGGCCGAGCGCTTGGCCGTGGCCGAGACCGAGCTGGCCGCCGATCGGGCGGCCTTCGAGATGGACTGGTCGGAAGGCGTGCCGGCCCTGGGCGGTCACGCCGCCGAGGCTCGTGGCGAGCTCGGCGTCCTGAGGGCCGCCGTTGCCCAGGCCACCTCGGAGCGTGAGCGCCTAGGCATTCGACTGGGCGGGTTGGAGGAGGCATCGACTCGCCTGGACGCCGAGGCCGATTGCTTACGCTCTGAACTGTCGGTGGGAGAGACAGCCGAAGAGCCCCTGGTGGAGGCCGTGGCCGAGTCCGAGTCCCGGGCCCACGGGGCCGCCGTGGCCCGGAACGCGGCTTGGGAACGGGTCATGGCCGCCGAGGCTGAAGTCCAGTCGGTGACAGCCCGGGTGGATGCCCTGTCCCTGGCCCTGAACGAGGCCCGGTCACGGGCCGGCGCCGAGCACTTGGCCGGCATCGAAGGCGTGTTGGGGACGCTGCTGGACCTGGTCGAGGTGGACGATGGCTTCGAGGCGGCCTTCGAGGCAGCGGCGGGTTCGGCGCTGGACGCTGTGGTGGTCGGCGACGTCGGCCAGGCTCGACACGCCCTGACCGCCCTGCGCGAAGGTCGGCTCTCGGCGGCTGTGCTGGCTCTGGACGCCGGCTCGAGCGGTTGTTCTTCTCCGCCGGTGGGGTCGCCCATCCGGTCCCGGGTCCGGGCCCGACGGGAGGGCGTCGACGGTCTCCTAGACCGCTTGCTTGGCCACGCCGTGGTCGTCGACGGCGATCTTGACGCCGTGGTCGATCTGGCCCTGAGCTACCCGGAGTCCATCATCGTCACCCTGGCCGGTGACCGTTTCGGCCCGTCGGGCTGGCGGATCGGTGGGGACGGGCGGGGAGCGACCGGCGCAGCGCTGGCCGATGCCGAGCGCCGGCTGGCCGATGCCGAGGTCGAGCGGGGCGAGGCCACCCGGGCCCTGGACGTGGCCGAGCGGGCGACGGGCGACGCCGACGACGAGGTGGCCCGTCGGAACCGGGCCCTGGACGAGCATGACGGCCGGTTCACGGCGTCGACCGAGGCGCTCCAGCGGCTGCAGGTCGAACGTCGTGACCTGACTACCGAGGCGGAGTCGCTGCGGACCCGCCTGGGCGAGTTGGGCCAGCGCCTGGAAGACGAGGCCCGGAGGGTCGACGACTTGGAGCGGCGCCTGCCCGGTCTGGAGGCGGTCGAGGAGGCGTCCGTGGAGGCAGGACACCGGATGAACGCTGCCCGGAGTTCACTGGAGGAGCGGGCCGCCGAGCTGGGTGCCCGACGAACCGGCCACGACGTTCGGGTCGCCGAGGCCACCGGTCGCCAGACCGTGGTTCGGGCTCGGGCTACCGACCTGAGGTCACGGTTGGGCCAGTTGGCCGACGAGCGGGCCGCTGCCGCTGCCCAGCGCGGTGACCTAGACGGGCGGGAGGCCGCTACCCGTGAACTCACAGCGGCGTTGGATGAGCGCCTGTCGATGGTCGATACCCGGTTGGATGCCCTGCGTGATCACCGGCGCCAGCAATCCGAGCGGGTTCGGGCCGTGGCCGCCCGCCTGGACGGCCTGCGTCGCGAGCGCTCGACTGCCGAGACCGTCCTCCGGGAGGCCCGTGAGCACCAGTCGAGGCTGGAGATCGAGCGGGCTGAGACACGTTTGCGCCTTGAGAGCCTGACCGAGTCGATCCGCGCCGAGTTCGACCTGGAGCCCGACGCCGCCCTGGATGCTCCGTGCCCCGAACTGGACGAGGGGGTAACGGCGGCCAACCGGATAGCCGACCTAGAGCGCGAGCTGAAGTTGATGGGACCGGTTAACCCGCTGGCTTTGGCTGAGTTTGACGGTCTCCGGGAGCGCCATGAGTTCCTCCAAGAGCAGTTGGACGACATCCGTTCCACCCGTAAGGACCTGAGGAAGGTCATTCGGTCGGTGGACGAAGAGATTGTGTCGGTGTTCGCTGCTGCCTTCGCCGAGGTGTCAAGCCACTTCACCGACCTGTTCGATGCCCTCTTCCCTGGTGGTGAGGGGCAGCTGCGCCTCACCGATCCCGACGACCTACTGGAGACGGGTCTCGACGTGGAGGCGCGACCCTCGGGCAAGAACGTTAAGAAGCTCTCGCTGCTGTCCGGCGGCGAGCGGTCACTAACCGCCCTGGCCTTCCTGTTCGCCGTGTTCCGCAGTCGTCCTTCGCCGTTCTACGTCATGGACGAGGTGGAGGCGGCCCTCGACGACGTCAACCTGCACCGGTTCCTGGGCCTGGTCGACCAGTTCCGAGACCACGCCCAGCTGATGATCGTCAGTCACCAGAAGCGGACCATGGAGGCCGCCGACTGCCTCTACGGCGTATCGATGGCTCCCGGCGGGTCGTCGAGGGTGATCAGCGAGCGGGTGGAGGCCGAGCGGGTGGCCCGGCGGCTCGGAGTCCTGACCAACGGCTGA
- the rnc gene encoding ribonuclease III yields MSSPVSADPRSVVSEALEDGLGHRFGDPDLLEIALTHRSWCAEHEASSNERLEFLGDAVLGFAVAERVYRDHPGLPEGQLALIRAAVVSTPALADVARSIPLGEALRLGRGESSTGGSDKDSILADALEAVVAAVYLDGGPAAVRTVVDRLFADVLADSAVDPGLHDFKTRLQELAARRSDPPPRYVLTDDGPDHDKRFHAVVEVAGRSYGPATGTSRKRAEQEAAQLAWDALEHPSPVEAGTPTTGQEST; encoded by the coding sequence ATGTCGTCTCCCGTCTCGGCTGACCCGCGGTCCGTCGTTTCGGAAGCCCTCGAGGACGGTCTTGGCCACCGGTTCGGTGATCCGGACCTACTGGAGATCGCCCTGACCCACCGGTCGTGGTGTGCCGAGCACGAGGCCTCCTCCAACGAGCGGCTGGAGTTCTTGGGTGACGCTGTGCTGGGGTTTGCGGTCGCTGAACGTGTCTACCGCGACCATCCTGGGCTGCCCGAGGGCCAACTGGCTCTGATCCGGGCCGCCGTAGTGAGCACCCCGGCGTTGGCCGACGTGGCCCGGTCGATCCCGTTGGGTGAGGCACTCCGCCTAGGTCGGGGCGAGTCATCGACCGGTGGGAGCGACAAGGACTCGATCTTGGCCGATGCCCTGGAGGCTGTGGTCGCCGCTGTCTACCTAGACGGTGGGCCGGCGGCCGTGAGGACGGTCGTGGACCGGCTGTTCGCCGACGTGCTGGCCGACTCGGCGGTCGATCCGGGCCTCCACGACTTCAAGACGCGCCTCCAGGAGTTGGCCGCCCGCCGATCCGACCCGCCGCCGCGCTATGTGCTGACCGACGACGGTCCGGACCACGACAAGCGGTTCCACGCTGTGGTCGAGGTGGCCGGGCGTTCGTACGGCCCGGCAACCGGCACGTCGCGCAAGCGGGCCGAGCAGGAGGCGGCCCAGTTGGCCTGGGACGCCCTTGAACACCCATCCCCGGTTGAGGCTGGGACTCCGACGACAGGTCAGGAATCAACGTGA
- a CDS encoding phosphopantetheine-binding protein → MPAETHVEGVPIGRDEVLELIRDRLADILEIEPSEIGEGNSFADDLDADSLALIELVEALEEELSERSAGFRIEDDDLEDLKTVRDAVDYVVSRLG, encoded by the coding sequence GTGCCCGCAGAAACCCATGTCGAGGGCGTCCCGATCGGGCGCGACGAGGTCCTGGAACTGATCCGCGACCGTCTCGCCGACATCCTGGAGATCGAGCCGTCCGAGATCGGCGAGGGCAACTCGTTCGCCGACGACCTCGACGCCGACTCGCTGGCCCTTATCGAGTTGGTGGAGGCCCTGGAGGAGGAACTCAGCGAGCGTTCTGCCGGCTTCCGGATCGAGGACGATGACCTCGAGGACCTCAAGACAGTCCGCGATGCCGTCGACTATGTCGTCTCCCGTCTCGGCTGA